Proteins encoded in a region of the Solanum dulcamara chromosome 9, daSolDulc1.2, whole genome shotgun sequence genome:
- the LOC129903309 gene encoding uncharacterized protein LOC129903309, translating to MTGEEEMSNVTLDLLKKKMDDFAKERDWDKFHSPRNLLLALVGEVGELSEIFQWKGEVPKGLPDWKENEKLHVGEELSDILLYLVRLSDICGIDLGQAALRKVQLNAIKYPVNKLNQQEQVDN from the exons ATGACAGGGGAAGAAGAAATGAGTAATGTAACACTTGATCTTCTTAAGAAGAAAATGGATGATTTTGCTAAAGAAAGAGATTGGGACAAATTTCATAGCCCAAGAAACCTTCTTTTGGCTCTG GTTGGAGAAGTTGGAGAATTGTCAGAAATATTTCAATGGAAAGGAGAAGTTCCAAAGGGCTTGCCAGATTGgaaagaaaatgagaaattACATGTTGGTGAAGAACTTTCTGATATTTTGTTATACCTTGTTAggctttctgatatttgtggaATTGATCTTGGTCAAGCTGCTCTTCGTAAAGTCCAACTCAATGCCATCAAGTACCCTGTTAACAAACTCAATCAACAAGAACAAGTTGATAATTAA